The genome window GCATTGATCCCCATAAGCATTTTCATTGCCGCAAACCGGACAAACGCCCACAATGTAGCGGTCGGCCAGAAACTGCTTGGCGACATCATCGTAATACTGCTCGGTAGTTTCTTCCGTAAAATGCCTTTTGTTATAGAGGTTTAGAAAAAACTCCTGCGACGTTTCGTGGTGAATCTGGTTCGACGTACGGGAATAAATATCAAATGAGATCCCAAAGTCTTCGAACGATTGTTTGATCTGCGTATAATACTTATCAACAACCTCCTGGGGCGTAACCCCCTCTTTTTTAGCCTTTATGGTAATGGGAACACCGTGTTCGTCGGTGCCACTGATAAAGGCAACGTCCTTACCCGTTGCGCGGAGGTAGCGCACGTAAATGTCAGCGGGCAGGTAACACCCGGCCAGGTGCCCGATGTGGATAGGGCCATTGGCGTAGATGAGTGCTGCCGTAACTGTATAGCGTTGTGGGTTTTCCAGAGACATGAATTTGGTCAATTTTGGAGCAAAATTAGCAAATCCGTCCTGAACGTTGTTATGTTTACAGGAAACGTCTACGGAGCGGCTGACTTAAGTAACAAAATGGAAAGCACAAATAATTTCCTCAACTGGGTAGAGATTACGATTGAATGATTTTACCAACGCATACTCCTCCTCTTCTCATCACGGGCGCTACAGGCCTGATTGGTAGCCAACTCGTCCGGCGTTACCTTAACGCGGGTCGCGCTGTTTCTGCCTTGCGTCGGGCTACGAGTACGACTGGTTTACTGGATGATGTAAAAGACCGCATTACCTGGCTGGAAGGCGACATTCTGGATATTCCTTCTCTCGAAGACGCCATCCAACCCGGCATGGATGTCATTCATACGGCGGCCATTGTTTCCTTTGTTCCGCGCGACCGCGAACGGATGGAGAAAATCAATGTGGAAGGCACAGCCAACATCGTCAATGTCTGTCTGGAAAAAGAAGTCCGTAAGCTCGGTTTTATCAGCTCCGTGGCCGCCCTCGGACGCCCCGATCCCAAACGCAACAGCGGCAGCGAAACGGTGGTTATCGACGAAAACCAGAAGTGGGAAGATTCGCCCAATAACTCTGCTTATGCCCAAACTAAATACCGCGCCGAACTGGAAGTCTGGCGGGGCGTAGCCGAAGGGCTCAACGCCGTTATCGTCAATCCGTCGGTGGTGCTGGGCGAAGGTGACTGGACCCGAAGCAGCAGCCAGTTGTTCCGGTACGTGTATCAGGAAAAGCCGTTTTATACCGAAGGCATGACCAATGTAGTTGATGTGCAGGATGTGGCTCAGGCGCTTTATCAACTGATGGAGAGCGACATCGTCAACGAACGCTACATTCTGAACGGAGCTACTTTATCCTACAAAGAGTTATTCTACAAAATGGCCGCGGCTTTTGGCAAAAAGCCCCCCGCCTACCGCGTTGCTCCGGCCCTGGCCGAAGTACTCTGGCGACTGGAAGCACTGCGGTCCCGCCTAAGCGGAAAAGCCCCGCTTATCACGCGCGAAACAGCCCGTTCAGCTACCCATTCCTATCGGTACGTTAGTGACAAGATTCAGCGAGATTTATCGTTTAAATTTCATTCTGTAGACGAAACAATCCGTCGTGTGAGCGCCTTTTTTGCGGGGGTGTAATTTTTTCGGAGCGGTTTGTGTTTATAAATAATAATCGTAAATTTCTAATGCATTAAGCGCGCTTTTGACGTTAAATGCATGAATCGCTACACGTAACCTTGTGGAATTTGAACATGGAGCAAGAGTTTGAGGAAAGAGAAAGTGATATCAAGGAATCCATCCAGCGGTTTGAACGGATGCTGGCCGGAACCGAAATCCAGTTTTTCGATCTGGACGTGTACGAGCAGATGGTGGAACACTACATGGAAGAGGGCAACCTCGACAACGCCATGAAAGCCTGCGAAGCCGGTCTCGACAACTTCCCTTATTCGCTGGAATTGATGCTTGATAAGGCCCAGCTTTTGGCCAACAGCGGCAAGTTTGAAGAGTCGCTGGAATTGCTTGACAAAGCATCGTTGTACAATCCGAATGACCTTGACATTCAGTACATGCTAGGCTCCGTTTTGAATCTGTCGGGTAATTACGAGCAATCAGTACAAGTGCTGGAAGCTATGCTTGAGGCGGCCGACGAAAAAGACGATATCTATTTTCAGATCGGTCAGAGCTATCAGAATTGGGGGAAATACGAGCAGGCGGTTGATAATTATAAGAAGTCTATCCAGCACAACATCAATAACGAAAATTCCCTTTACGAACTGGCTTTCTGCCTGGACGTAATGGGCGAGTTGGAGAATAGCCTGGAGTATTACCAGCAACTTATTGACCGCGATCCGTATTCACACAATGCCTGGTACAACATCGGCATCGCTTACAGCAAACTGAACCGTTTTGAAGAAGCGGCCAATGCTTATGATTATGCTACGCTGATCAAAGATGATTTTGCCTCGGCCTATTTCAATCTGGGCAACACGTACATGAATCTGGGGCAATTTGCAAAGGCTGAAGAAGCGTATATCAGTACGCTGAAGTACGAGGAACCAACGCCGGAGACGTATTGCTACCTGGGTGCCAGTCTGGAAAAACAGCACCGCCACGCCGAAGCGATCACTAAGTATCGCGAAGCCGTTCGGTTGGATAACTTGTGGGACGAGGGGTATTTTGGCATTGGCTCTTGCCTGAGCGATATCGACAAATGGCACGAAGCCATTCCGTTTTTACGCAAAGCCATCAAGCTGAATGACCAGAATGCCGAATATTGGCTGGTCCTGGCCGAAACCGAGTATAAACTAGGCAACAGTATTTCGTCGATTGAGGCGTTCGAGAAAGCAACCGAGCTTGATCCCGCTAGCGCCGAAATCTACTTGCAGTGGTCTCTGGTCATGTTTGATCAGGGGAATTTTGTGCGGGCCAATGAGATTGTTCAGATGGGTATCGATGAGCTACCCCGGGAAGCCGATCTGTATTACCGAGCGGCGATTTACCTGATTCACTCGGGGTATTACCGCGAAGCACTGGTTAACCTGGAAGCCGCCCTGACGCTCAATTACGACCGCCACGTTGTCCTGTTTGATTTTTTCCCGGATCTGGAAAAACAAAAAGCGCTTTATAAGATTATCGAACAATATCGAAAAGCCTGATCTATGCGTAGCGTCGGTGTAAAAGCCGGCGCTACAAAATAGGTTCTTCCCTTCTACGCCGGCAAAACGGCTAGTAACTGCTCGGTCTGAATACCGTGCGCGCAGTTAAAATGACCCAGCGGACACTTTTTGTACCCATGCAGCCCGCAAGGACGACACTCCAGTTTTTCCTGTATTTCAACAACGTGCGACTGCTCGGCTAACGGGCCAAAACCGAATTCTGGTTCTGTCGAGCAGAAAATGGCCGTTGTCGGTGCATTCATTGCCGAAGCCAGGTGCATCGGAGCCGAATCGTTTACGTAATTCATCACCGCGCCCTGCATCAAAGCCGCCGACGCCAGCAAAGACAGCTTTCCGGCCAGACTATGCATTTCGGCAGCCGAGCCAGCCTGCTCTATAATCCAATCACAGGCAGCAGCATCAGAAGGAGCACCTAGCAGATAGACGACGTAGCCACTGGGCAAATTCAACAGCAAATCCACCCATTTTTCGCGGGGATATTGTTTGGTAAACCAGACCGAAGTAGGGGCCAGACAGATGTAAGGTTGTTTCTGGTAAGGGCGTACTAAATCATAATCTGCCGCTGCTGGGTATAGTTTTGGCCGTTTGGATTTACTATCCGTCAGCCAACGAATCACGCCCGCGTTACGGTCAATCTCGTGAACACCCGTTTCCAGACGGTGCTCAGCCGTGTGCGTATAGAATCGGGAAAACGGATTCTTATCGAAACCCGCCGTCTTTTTGGCCTTTGACAGCGCCGTAAACAAGCCCGTTGCGCCAAATCGTTGCAAATTGATCACCACATCATATTTCCGACGACGCACTTTTTTCAACAGATCAAACAAGCTACCGTATTTGGCCTGTTTTTTATTCCAGACCAACACCTCATTTACAATGGGATGATCTTTCAGCAGCGATTCGTTGCCTTTCCGAAGCATAAAGTCAATAATGGCGGTTGGAAAAGCAGCATGGAGTTGCTCAATCAGCGCCGTGGCCAGGATTACATCCCCAATGAACGCCGTTTGTATGATCAGGAACCGCGAAGGTTGTTCCATAGTTAGTGTTTTAATAACCCGACCGATTGTTCGGGTAAAATGCGTATTTTTGTTTAAATCCACTCACGGTACTTCTGAATTTAATTACCCAGAGTGAAAGACAAAAACAGCCGCCCCTATTGAGGAATTGACCAGTTGGTTACGACCTAATTTTAGCCAGACGAAATAATAGTTTGATAGCCAAAATTGATCGTTCCCTTTTAACAAAAAAATGGAAGAATACGAGCTATATACGTTGCCCAACGGCATCCGAATTGTCCACAAACAAGTTCCCCACACCCAAATTGCTCATTGCGGTATCATGCTGGATATCGGCAGCCGCGATGAACAACCGCATCAGCAGGGCCTCGCTCATTTCTGGGAGCACATGGCCTTCAAAGGAACGAAGAAACGAAAATCGTATCACATAATCAATCGGCTGGAAACGGTCGGCGGTGAGCTAAACGCCTACACGACCAAAGAAAAAGTCTGTTTTCACGCCTCGCTGCTGGGAATTCACTTCGAAAAAGCG of Tellurirhabdus bombi contains these proteins:
- a CDS encoding tetratricopeptide repeat protein — its product is MEQEFEERESDIKESIQRFERMLAGTEIQFFDLDVYEQMVEHYMEEGNLDNAMKACEAGLDNFPYSLELMLDKAQLLANSGKFEESLELLDKASLYNPNDLDIQYMLGSVLNLSGNYEQSVQVLEAMLEAADEKDDIYFQIGQSYQNWGKYEQAVDNYKKSIQHNINNENSLYELAFCLDVMGELENSLEYYQQLIDRDPYSHNAWYNIGIAYSKLNRFEEAANAYDYATLIKDDFASAYFNLGNTYMNLGQFAKAEEAYISTLKYEEPTPETYCYLGASLEKQHRHAEAITKYREAVRLDNLWDEGYFGIGSCLSDIDKWHEAIPFLRKAIKLNDQNAEYWLVLAETEYKLGNSISSIEAFEKATELDPASAEIYLQWSLVMFDQGNFVRANEIVQMGIDELPREADLYYRAAIYLIHSGYYREALVNLEAALTLNYDRHVVLFDFFPDLEKQKALYKIIEQYRKA
- a CDS encoding glycosyltransferase family 9 protein; this translates as MEQPSRFLIIQTAFIGDVILATALIEQLHAAFPTAIIDFMLRKGNESLLKDHPIVNEVLVWNKKQAKYGSLFDLLKKVRRRKYDVVINLQRFGATGLFTALSKAKKTAGFDKNPFSRFYTHTAEHRLETGVHEIDRNAGVIRWLTDSKSKRPKLYPAAADYDLVRPYQKQPYICLAPTSVWFTKQYPREKWVDLLLNLPSGYVVYLLGAPSDAAACDWIIEQAGSAAEMHSLAGKLSLLASAALMQGAVMNYVNDSAPMHLASAMNAPTTAIFCSTEPEFGFGPLAEQSHVVEIQEKLECRPCGLHGYKKCPLGHFNCAHGIQTEQLLAVLPA
- a CDS encoding NAD-dependent epimerase/dehydratase family protein, translated to MILPTHTPPLLITGATGLIGSQLVRRYLNAGRAVSALRRATSTTGLLDDVKDRITWLEGDILDIPSLEDAIQPGMDVIHTAAIVSFVPRDRERMEKINVEGTANIVNVCLEKEVRKLGFISSVAALGRPDPKRNSGSETVVIDENQKWEDSPNNSAYAQTKYRAELEVWRGVAEGLNAVIVNPSVVLGEGDWTRSSSQLFRYVYQEKPFYTEGMTNVVDVQDVAQALYQLMESDIVNERYILNGATLSYKELFYKMAAAFGKKPPAYRVAPALAEVLWRLEALRSRLSGKAPLITRETARSATHSYRYVSDKIQRDLSFKFHSVDETIRRVSAFFAGV